The Phoenix dactylifera cultivar Barhee BC4 chromosome 15, palm_55x_up_171113_PBpolish2nd_filt_p, whole genome shotgun sequence genome contains a region encoding:
- the LOC120113281 gene encoding 1-phosphatidylinositol-3-phosphate 5-kinase FAB1B-like: METSDKAFSEVADILKSLMARRSEPTNVSRDFWMPDHSCRVCYECDSQFTFFNRRHHCRLCGRIFCGKCTANSVPVLSDGPKSGGEEGERIRVCNFCFKQWEQEVATANHGVRAHAPVVSPSLSTTSLVSTQSSGTVNSIATTICSYSTGPYQHVRDGSGPSPSQSARPETFADKQDALISGRGMDIRDPSPPTQLSYRINRSDDDYDVYGLCPSNLEAQSFQHSDDYYGQVEFDEVGQDFHSNEMPPAEENIDAKDVCSPFHDNTEFHASLDVDKMEEECEPDNSYECDAASIYGIKHTNAEPVDFENNGLLWVPPDPEDEEDHREAILYNDDDEDASGEGGYLRSSNCFGSDEYQSRDQSSEEHKKAMKSVVDGHFRALIAQLLQVENLPVNEDNDKGSWLEIITSLSWEAATLLKPDTSKGGGMDPGGYVKVKCLACGHRSESMVIKGVVCKKNVAHRRMASKIEKPHFQVLGGALEYQRVTNLLSSFDTLLKQEMDHLKMAVAKIDAHHPNVLLVEKSVSRFAQDYLLARNISLVLNIKRPLLERIARCTGAQIVPSIDHLSSQKLGHCDLFHVEKFVEELGGAGQGGKRMMKTLMFFEGCPKPLGCTVLLKGANIDDLKKVKHVVQYGVFAAYHLALETSFLADEGASLPELPLKSPITVALPDTPSSIDRSISTIPGFTSPAAGKVHHGSDAQRPNTSDPSLALLNSGKIMKAASLYSTERNNSQMAVSASAFGILSDTKRFSVEKSNQAEQVVEPTSRASISSLSISDVVSNFSPGHHAMKEKNKVCFGECLEAETFRPDDPAIEHDSVVPGSCLDTLETSERCGIMANEAQIKSSHMVEKQPGSSSFATSRQDIDWRPENTSIKEELPPSSDHQSILVSLSTRCVWKGTICERSHLFRIKYYGNFDKPLGRYLRDHLFDQSCRCRSCDMPSEAHVHCYTHHQGSLTISVRKLPEIPLPGERDGKIWMWHRCLRCPRNNAFPPATRRVVMSDAAWGLSFGKFLELSFSNHAAASRVASCGHSLHRDCLRFYGFGKMVACFRYASIDVHSVYLPPQKLDFNYELQEWIQKEANEVSDGAELLFNEILNALHQIAERKSINGSMKAPEIRPQIVELEGILQKEKAEFEGYLHRVLKKEARKGQPVIDILEVNKLKRQLIFYSYLWDQRLIFAAGSDSCPDEVLQSFVTRDKERLTDTNLGLKPQKGFNRLDTFPGDFRDNEFLNGSTYAINHQEDINDHHVHYSGHQRRCIELDSFQGKQIKTHRSTSTSASKQSVLLETGLIGRRTLSDGQFPVLVNLSDTFDAKWTGENGPFLFHASLLDSSNSFEAAAAASVSKDSEERSGAEVTQSFASALLTKLGDSAEDFSIWIRMPFLNFYRPFYRNLGSTPRFNSLNEYKPVYVPLFRELECQGGARFLLPVGVNDTVIPIYDDEPTTIISYALVSPEYHIQISDERERTRDGVETSLLLATHESGDFHLSRSFDETTSEPYKSFGSIDDSILSLSGSRGSVVLDPLTYTKEMHVKVSFADEGPLGKVKYTVTCYYAKCFDALRRTCCPSEFDFIRSLSRCKKWGAQGGKSNVFFAKSLDDRFIIKQVTKTELESFIKFAPAYFKYLSESTGTRSPTCLAKILGIYQVTSRNLKGGKELRMDVLVMENLLFGRNLTRLYDLKGSSRSRYNPDSSGNNKVLLDQNLIESMPTSPIFVGNKAKRLLERAVWNDTSFLASVDVMDYSLLVGIDEEKHELVLGIIDFMRQYTWDKHLETWVKASGILGGPKNVSPTVISPKQYKKRFRKAMSAYFLVVPDQWSPPTIIPTKPETDACQDNRQDGSAKT; the protein is encoded by the exons ATGGAAACCTCCGACAAGGCATTCTCTGAGGTGGCTGACATCCTGAAATCCTTGATGGCTCGACGGTCTGAGCCTACAAATGTATCAAGGGACTTTTGGATGCCCGATCACAGCTGTAGAGTTTGTTATGAGTGTGATTCACAGTTCACATTCTTCAACCGCAGACACCATTGCCGTCTTTGTGGGCGTATTTTTTGTGGAAAATGCACTGCAAATTCTGTCCCTGTTTTATCTGATGGCCCAAAGAGTGGCGGAGAAGAGGGGGAGCGGATCCGAGTTTGTAACTTTTGTTTTAAACAGTGGGAGCAGGAAGTAGCAACAGCTAATCATGGGGTTAGAGCGCATGCTCCAGTTGTTAGCCCTTCGCTTTCAACAACCAGTTTGGTCAGTACCCAGTCCAGTGGGACAGTTAACAGCATTGCCACAACAATCTGTTCCTACTCAACTGGTCCTTATCAGCATGTTCGAGATGGTTCTGGCCCTAGTCCCAGCCAATCTGCGAGACCTGAAACCTTTGCAGATAAGCAGGATGCTCTAATATCTGGAAGGGGCATGGACATCAGAGATCCTTCTCCACCCACTCAATTAAGTTATCGTATCAACAG GAGTGATGACGATTATGATGTGTATGGTTTATGCCCCTCTAATTTGGAAGCACAAAGTTTTCAGCATTCTGATGACTACTATGGCCAAGTCGAGTTTGATGAAGTTGGCCAGGATTTCCATTCAAATGAAATGCCTCCTGCTGAAGAAAATATTGATGCCAAGGATGTCTGCTCTCCATTTCATGACAACACAGAATTTCATGCTTCTTTAGATGTTGATAAGATGGAGGAAGAATGTGAACCTGATAATAGCTATGAGTGTGATGCTGCTTCCATATATGGAATTAAACATACAAATGCAGAACCTGTGGATTTTGAGAATAATGGACTGCTCTGGGTTCCTCCTGAcccagaagatgaagaagatcacagAGAGGCTATTCTATATAATGATGACGATGAAGATGCTTCTGGAGAGGGGGGATATCTTCGCTCATCAAATTGCTTTGGAAGTGATGAGTACCAGAGTAGAGATCAGTCGAGTGAAGAGCATAAGAAGGCAATGAAAAGTGTGGTTGATGGACATTTCAGGGCTTTGATAGCTCAACTACTGCAGGTTGAAAATCTTCCCGTAAATGAGGACAATGATAAAGGAAGTTGGTTGGAAATAATTACCTCTTTGTCATGGGAAGCAGCTACACTCCTTAAGCCAGACACTAGCAAGGGAGGAGGAATGGATCCTGGTGGGTATGTGAAGGTTAAGTGCTTAGCTTGTGGACATCGCAGTGAAAG CATGGTCATAAAAGGAGTTGTCTGTAAGAAGAATGTGGCACATCGGCGTATGGCGTCCAAAATAGAAAAACCTCATTTCCAAGTTCTTGGGGGAGCTCTTGAGTACCAGCGAGTGACCAATCTGCTGTCAAGTTTTGATACTTTGCTGAAGCAG GAAATGGATCACTTGAAAATGGCAGTTGCAAAGATAGATGCTCACCACCCCAATGTCCTTTTGGTGGAGAAATCAGTATCTCGGTTTGCGCAAGATTATCTTCTAGCAAGGAACATTTCACTTGTTTTGAATATAAAGAGACCTCTCTTGGAGCGTATAGCCCGCTGCACTGGTGCTCAGATAGTGCCTTCTATTGACCATCTGTCATCTCAGAAACTGGGGCATTGCGATTTATTTCATGTGGAAAAGTTTGTCGAAGAACTTGGTGGTGCAGGGCAAGGAGGGAAGAGAATGATGAAAACTTTGATGTTTTTCGAAGGGTGCCCGAAGCCCTTGGGCTGCACT GTTTTGCTTAAAGGTGCCAATATTGATGACCTCAAGAAAGTGAAACATGTAGTCCAATATGGAGTTTTTGCAGCCTATCACTTGGCTTTGGAAACATCTTTTCTTGCGGATGAAGGTGCCTCTCTACCAGAACTTCCCTTGaagtctccaataactgttgcACTGCCTGATACACCTTCCAGCATTGACAGATCCATTTCCACAATACCTGGTTTCACATCCCCTGCTGCTGGCAAGGTGCATCATGGTAGTGATGCTCAAAGACCCAATACATCGGACCCATCTCTAGCATTACTGAATTCTGGAAAAATCATGAAGGCAGCATCGCTATATTCCACTGAAAGAAACAACTCTCAAATGGCAGTTTCTGCCTCTGCATTTGGCATATTATCTGATACTAAAAGGTTTTCTGTGGAGAAGAGCAACCAGGCTGAGCAAGTTGTGGAACCAACAAGTAGGGCATCCATATCTTCTTTATCCATATCAGACGTAGTCTCAAATTTTTCACCTGGACATCATGCCATGAAGGAGAAAAATAAGGTTTGCTTTGGAGAATGTCTTGAGGCTGAAACATTTAGACCTGATGACCCTGCAATTGAGCATGATTCTGTTGTCCCCGGCAGCTGTCTTGATACTTTGGAGACCTCAGAAAGGTGTGGTATAATGGCTAATGAGGCCCAAATCAAGAGCAGCCATATGGTAGAGAAGCAACCTGGCTCATCTAGTTTTGCAACTTCACGTCAAGATATTGACTGGAGGCCTGAAAACACATCGATAAAGGAAGAACTCCCACCTTCTTCTGATCATCAGAGTATTTTGGTTTCTCTATCAACCCGCTGTGTGTGGAAAGGAACCATTTGTGAGCGTTCACATCTCTTTCGTATCAAGTACTATGGCAACTTTGACAAACCTTTGGGCAGATATTTACGTGACCATCTTTTTGACCAG AGTTGTAGGTGCCGTTCTTGTGATATGCCTTCAGAAGCTCATGTTCATTGTTACACGCATCACCAGGGCAGTTTGACTATATCTGTTAGAAAGCTTCCAGAAATTCCTTTGCCAGGAGAACGGGATGGCAAGATTTGGATGTGGCATAGATGCTTACGGTGTCCTCGCAATAATGCATTCCCTCCAGCAACTCGTAGAGTTGTAATGTCTGATGCTGCTTGGGGTTTATCTTTTGGTAAATTTTTGGAGCTTAGCTTTTCAAATCATGCTGCTGCAAGTAGGGTAGCTAGCTGTGGCCATTCTCTTCACAGAGACTGCCTCCGATTTTATGG GTTTGGAAAAATGGTTGCATGCTTCCGGTATGCATCAATTGATGTTCACTCTGTTTATCTTCCTCCTCAGAAGCTTGATTTCAATTATGAGCTTCAGGAGTGGATACAGAAGGAAGCAAATGAG GTGTCTGATGGGGCAGAACTTCTGTTCAATGAAATTCTAAATGCTCTGCACCAAATTGCAGAGAGAAAGAGTATTAACGGTAGCATGAAAGCACCAGAAATAAGACCTCAGATTGTTGAACTTGAAGGAATTCTGCAGAAGGAGAAAGCTGAATTTGAG GGCTATCTGCATAGAGTACTGAAAAAGGAGGCAAGGAAGGGGCAACCAGTCATTGATATTCTTGAGGTTAATAAGCTAAAGAGGCAGTTGAtcttttattcatatttatggGATCAGCGGTTGATATTTGCTGCTGGATCAGATAGTTGTCCTGATGAAGTTCTTCAGAGTTTTGTGACAAGAGATAAGGAGAGGCTGACAGATACGAATCTAGGACTGAAGCCACAAAAAGGCTTTAATAGGTTGGACACATTTCCTGGAGATTTCAGAGACAATGAATTCCTTAATGGGAGCACATATGCAATTAACCATCAGGAGGATATCAATGATCATCATGTTCATTATTCTGGTCATCAAAGAAGATGTATAGAATTGGATTCTTTtcaagggaaacaaatcaaaacGCATCGTTCTACCAGCACAAGTGCAAGCAAACAATCAGTTCTTTTAGAAACTGGTCTTATTGGCCGTCGAACCCTCTCCGATGGGCAGTTTCCTGTTCTGGTAAATCTATCAGACACGTTTGATGCAAAGTGGACTGGTGAAAATGGTCCTTTCCTTTTTCATGCAAGCTTGTTAGATTCAtcaaattcatttgaagctgCAGCTGCAGCATCAGTTTCCAAGGATTCAGAAGAACGAAGTGGAGCTGAAGTAACTCAATCCTTTGCCTCTGCATTGCTTACCAAGTTGGGAGACAGTGCTGAGGACTTCTCAATCTGGATTAGAATGCCTTTCCTGAACTTTTATCGTCCTTTTTACAGGAATTTGGGAAGCACCCCCAGATTTAATTCTCTCAATGAGTACAAACCTGTCTATGTTCCTTTGTTCCGCGAGTTAGAGTGTCAAGGTGGGGCAAGATTTCTTCTTCCTGTTGGAGTTAACGACACGGTCATCCCAATTTATGATGATGAACCAACCACTATAATTTCTTATGCACTTGTCTCCCCTGAATATCATATTCAGATTTCAGATGAGCGCGAGAGAACAAGAGATGGTGTAGAAACTTCACTTTTGTTGGCAACCCATGAGTCAGGAGATTTTCATTTATCTAGATCATTTGATGAAACTACTTCTGAACCTTACAAAAGTTTTGGATCAATTGATGATAGCATTTTATCTTTGTCTGGGAGCAGGGGCTCTGTAGTTTTGGATCCACTTACCTATACAAAAGAAATGCATGTCAAAGTTTCTTTTGCAGATGAGGGCCCACTTGGAAAAGTGAAATATACTGTGACATGTTATTATGCGAAATGCTTTGATGCTTTAAGGAGAACTTGCTGCCCATCTGAGTTTGATTTCATAAGGTCTCTCAGTCGTTGTAAAAAATGGGGAGCGCAGGGTGGTAAGAGCAATGTCTTTTTTGCAAAATCATTGGATGACAGGTTCATTATAAAACAAGTTACAAAAACAGAACTAGAATCATTTATCAAGTTTGCTCCAGCGTATTTTAAGTACCTCTCAGAGTCGACAGGCACTAGAAGTCCCACATGCTTGGCGAAGATTCTGGGTATTTATCAG GTTACATCCAGGAACCTGAAGGGTGGAAAAGAACTGAGGATGGATGTGCTGGTTATGGAGAATCTTTTGTTTGGGCGAAATTTGACAAGGTTGTATGACCTAAAGGGGTCTTCAAGGTCACGATACAATCCAGATTCAAGTGGTAATAATAAAGTACTTCTTGATCAGAACTTAATCGAGTCAATGCCAACTTCTCCGATTTTTGTGGGGAACAAGGCTAAGCGGCTGTTGGAGAGAGCTGTTTGGAACGATACCTCATTCCTTGCG
- the LOC120113282 gene encoding translation initiation factor eIF-2B subunit alpha-like produces the protein MWLRSASFVLDKRLQQQEPSSFFHDPRDSAQPPPPSPSVDPMDQNPDPNPNHGISAYYQTRAEHHAVVSSDWLAQAQAAIGRGAAPPSGCWPSAAASSAVAARTGSVGGGGGKPFSVIDEFNYWRKKPDLAEAVAAIMALAAVIRSSEATTMMELEIELKKASDTLKSWDTTSISLSAGCDLFMRYVTRTSALEYEDFDAAKLRLIERGEKFGEISLKARRTIAMLGQDFIFDSCTILVHGFSRVVFEVLKLAASNRKLFRVLCTEGRPDRTGLRFSNELAALGVPVKLLIDSAVAYSMDEVDMVFVGADGVVESGGIINMMGTYQIALVAHSMNKPVYVAAESYKFARLYPLDQKDLAPALRPIDFGVPIPSGVEVETSARDYTPPQYLTLLFTDLGVLTPSVVSDELIQLYL, from the exons ATGTGGCTGAGATCCGCTTCTTTTGTTCTCGACAAACGGCTGCAGCAGCAAGAGCCGTCCTCCTTCTTCCACGATCCGCGCGACTCGGCCCAGCCCCCGCCACCGTCCCCCTCCGTCGATCCCATGGACCAAAACCCTGACCCAAACCCTAACCACGGCATCTCCGCCTACTACCAGACGCGCGCCGAGCACCACGCTGTCGTCAGCAGCGACTGGCTCGCCCAGGCTCAGGCCGCCATCGGCCGGGGCGCCGCGCCGCCCTCGGGGTGTTggccctccgccgccgcctcatCCGCCGTCGCCGCCAGGACGGGTTccgtcggcggcggcggcggcaagcCCTTCAGCGTCATCGACGAGTTCAACTACTGGCGGAAGAAGCCCGATCTCGCCGAGGCCGTTGCCGCCATCATGGCCCTCGCCGCTGTCATCCGCTCCAGCGAGGCCACCACCATGATGGAACTCGAAATCGAGCTCAAGAAGGCTTCCGACACTCTCAAG TCATGGGACACAACCTCTATATCTTTGTCAGCTGGCTGTGATTTGTTTATGCGATATGTAACCAGAACTTCAGCTTTGGAATACGAAGACTTTGATGCTGCAAAACTCCGTTTGATAGAGCGTGGGGAAAAATTTGGAGAAATCTCTTTGAAG GCACGCCGGACCATTGCAATGCTTGGTCAAGACTTTATATTTGATAGTTGTACAATCCTAGTCCATGGTTTTTCAAGAGTTGTGTTCGAAGTTTTGAAGCTAGCAGCATCCAATAGGAAACTCTTTCGGGTTCTTTGCACAG AGGGAAGACCAGACAGGACAGGTTTACGATTCTCAAATGAGCTTGCTGCACTAGGTGTTCCAGTTAAACTTCTGATTGATTCTGCAGTGGCCTATAGCATGGATGAGGTTGACATGGTCTTTGTTGGGGctgatggggttgttgaaagtgGAGGCATCATCAACATGATGGGAACATATCAAATTGCATTAGTGGCCCATAGCATGAATAAACCTGTCTATGTGGCTGCTGAAAGTTACAAG TTTGCACGTCTGTACCCATTGGACCAGAAGGACCTAGCTCCTGCACTTCGCCCCATAGACTTTGGTGTTCCTATTCCCTCAGGTGTTGAGGTCGAAACATCTGCAAGGGACTATACTCCTCCTCAGTATCTCACGCTCCTTTTCACAGATCTTGGTGTTCTTACACCTTCTGTTGTAAGTGATGAGCTCATTCAGCTATACCTATAG